One stretch of Orcinus orca chromosome 15, mOrcOrc1.1, whole genome shotgun sequence DNA includes these proteins:
- the TMEM119 gene encoding transmembrane protein 119 isoform X1, with amino-acid sequence MVSAAAPSLTASLLLLLRVLPTASYSVSLRATFLEDTAGSGEAEGASASSPSLPPPRTPALSLTSVGPQLTPLAGPKPPTNFLDGIVDFFRQYVMLIAVVGSLVFLLLFTICAALITRQKHKASAYYPSSFPKKKYVDQSDRAGGPRAFSEVPDRAPDGRPDEARDSSQQLQADILAATQNLKSPARAAPGMGDGARMMEGKSEEEEKGSREADQEAPGHGVPAEKPEAPPEEPCSVQADGAVAAAEGQGEPEAAPSLALGAGGPAGSLENPCACGSVPPSI; translated from the coding sequence ATGGTTTCCGCGGCGGCCCCCAGCCTCACGGCGTCTCTGCTGCTCCTCCTGCGGGTCCTGCCCACGGCGTCCTATTCCGTGTCCCTGCGGGCCACCTTCCTGGAGGACACGGCGGGCAGCGGGGAGGCCGAGGGCGCGTCGGCCTCCTCCCCGAGCCTCCCGCCGCCCCGGACCCCAGCCCTCAGCCTCACCTCGGTGGGGCCCCAGCTCACGCCCCTGGCGGGCCCCAAGCCCCCCACCAACTTCCTGGACGGCATCGTGGATTTCTTCCGCCAGTACGTGATGCTCATCGCCGTGGTGGGCTCCCTGGTGTTCCTACTGCTGTTCACCATCTGTGCCGCTCTTATCACCCGCCAGAAACACAAAGCCTCTGCCTACTACCCCTCATCTTTCCCTAAGAAGAAGTACGTGGACCAGAGTGACCGGGCCGGGGGCCCCCGGGCCTTCAGCGAGGTCCCCGACCGTGCCCCTGACGGCCGGCCCGACGAGGCCCGCGATTCCTCCCAGCAGCTCCAGGCTGACATCCTCGCCGCCACCCAGAACCTCAAGTCTCCCGCCAGGGCCGCCCCGGGCATGGGAGACGGAGCCAGGATGATGGAGGGCAAGtcggaggaagaagagaagggcaGCCGGGAGGCGGACCAGGAAGCCCCGGGACACGGGGTCCCGGCAGAGAAACCAGAGGCGCCGCCAGAGGAGCCCTGCTCGGTGCAGGCGGATGGGGCTGTGGCAGCTGCTGAAGGTCAAGGGGAGCCAGAAGCAGCTCCCTCATTAGCCCTCGGAGCTGGGGGCCCAGCTGGTTCCCTCGAAAACCCCTGTGCTTGCGGCAGTGTCCCCCCCAGCATCTAA
- the TMEM119 gene encoding transmembrane protein 119 isoform X2, whose amino-acid sequence MVSELGSEESPCSQLGVLDSHVVPLLAIHTVPAASISRPNNSPGRWPYPHCTDVDTEAQRGDLPGLKTHSWEMTSSQAPGSMVSAAAPSLTASLLLLLRVLPTASYSVSLRATFLEDTAGSGEAEGASASSPSLPPPRTPALSLTSVGPQLTPLAGPKPPTNFLDGIVDFFRQYVMLIAVVGSLVFLLLFTICAALITRQKHKASAYYPSSFPKKKYVDQSDRAGGPRAFSEVPDRAPDGRPDEARDSSQQLQADILAATQNLKSPARAAPGMGDGARMMEGKSEEEEKGSREADQEAPGHGVPAEKPEAPPEEPCSVQADGAVAAAEGQGEPEAAPSLALGAGGPAGSLENPCACGSVPPSI is encoded by the exons ATGGTGAGTGAGCTGGGCTCTGAAGAGAGTCCCTGCTCCCAGCTAGGAGTCCTGGATAGTCACGTGGTGCCACTACTTGCCATCCACACTGTGCCAGCCGCCTCTATTTCTCGTCCTAACAATAGTCCAGGAAGGTGGCcttatccccattgtacagatgtggacaccgaggctcagagaggtgatctGCCTGGTCTCAAGACACACAGCTGGGAAATGACCTCCTCCCAG GCTCCAGGCAGCATGGTTTCCGCGGCGGCCCCCAGCCTCACGGCGTCTCTGCTGCTCCTCCTGCGGGTCCTGCCCACGGCGTCCTATTCCGTGTCCCTGCGGGCCACCTTCCTGGAGGACACGGCGGGCAGCGGGGAGGCCGAGGGCGCGTCGGCCTCCTCCCCGAGCCTCCCGCCGCCCCGGACCCCAGCCCTCAGCCTCACCTCGGTGGGGCCCCAGCTCACGCCCCTGGCGGGCCCCAAGCCCCCCACCAACTTCCTGGACGGCATCGTGGATTTCTTCCGCCAGTACGTGATGCTCATCGCCGTGGTGGGCTCCCTGGTGTTCCTACTGCTGTTCACCATCTGTGCCGCTCTTATCACCCGCCAGAAACACAAAGCCTCTGCCTACTACCCCTCATCTTTCCCTAAGAAGAAGTACGTGGACCAGAGTGACCGGGCCGGGGGCCCCCGGGCCTTCAGCGAGGTCCCCGACCGTGCCCCTGACGGCCGGCCCGACGAGGCCCGCGATTCCTCCCAGCAGCTCCAGGCTGACATCCTCGCCGCCACCCAGAACCTCAAGTCTCCCGCCAGGGCCGCCCCGGGCATGGGAGACGGAGCCAGGATGATGGAGGGCAAGtcggaggaagaagagaagggcaGCCGGGAGGCGGACCAGGAAGCCCCGGGACACGGGGTCCCGGCAGAGAAACCAGAGGCGCCGCCAGAGGAGCCCTGCTCGGTGCAGGCGGATGGGGCTGTGGCAGCTGCTGAAGGTCAAGGGGAGCCAGAAGCAGCTCCCTCATTAGCCCTCGGAGCTGGGGGCCCAGCTGGTTCCCTCGAAAACCCCTGTGCTTGCGGCAGTGTCCCCCCCAGCATCTAA
- the SELPLG gene encoding P-selectin glycoprotein ligand 1 isoform X2 encodes MFLKLLLLLALLGPGSSLQLWETWEDGTKEAPGPLLVRGRREVDEDDSDIYDYDIQTDPPEMLNYSTEAPKLLPVMGTLEQRESAGPLTPEPTTLEVATRDPAVLDAGGAATGNVSMEPVILVTLTKEPVTVIPPIMEVPSTESAAAEALSTGPAGRAALATEPATTEALSTETLPTEPASTMALATERTATESLSTGALSTEPTAAETLSTEPTATETLSAEALSTGSTATEALFMGPTVIEALSTELATTAVLSMEPTTTGALPTDPATVKTLPTRPATTRGLTTALAVPSDPPKSTIVAVGNSSDNLIYKWKNGQSLFPRSSVTPSSTEGLLDPSSVKQCLLAILILALVATIFLICTVVLAIRLSRKNHLYPVRNYSPTEMVCISSLLPEGGEGPAAMANGGLPKAKSQGLKAGSGEDREGDDLTLHSFLP; translated from the exons ATGTTTCTGAAACTCCTATTGCTCCTGGCCCTGCTGGGCCCTGGAAGCAGCCTCCAGCTGTGGGAGACCTGGGAGGATGGAACCAAGGaggccccaggccccctgcttgTCCGTGGCCGGAGAGAAGTGGATGAGGACGACTCCGACATATATGACTATGACATACAGACGGACCCTCCAGAAATGCTTAACTATAGCACCGAGGCCCCCAAGCTTCTGCCTGTGATGGGAACATTGGAGCAGAGAGAGTCTGCAGGGCCTTTAACACCTGAGCCAACCACTCTGGAGGTGGCCACAAGGGACCCTGCTGTCCTGGATGCAGGAGGGGCAGCCACTGGGAATGTGAGCATGGAACCGGTCATACTGGTCACTCTGACCAAAGAACCAGTCACTGTAATCCCTCCCATCATGGAGGTTCCATCCACAGAATCAGCTGCAGCGGAGGCCCTGTCCACAGGGCCAGCAGGCAGAGCAGCACTGGCCACAGAACCTGCAACCACAGAGGCTCTGTCCACAGAGACCCTGCCCACGGAGCCAGCAAGCACAATGGCACTGGCCACAGAACGCACAGCCACAGAGTCCCTGTCCACAGGG gccctgTCCACAGAACCCACTGCCGCGGAGACCCTGTCCACAGAACCCACTGCCACGGAGACCCTGTCCGCAGAGGCCCTGTCCACAGGATCCACTGCCACAGAGGCCCTGTTCATGGGACCCACAGTCATAGAGGCTCTGTCCACGGAACTGGCCACCACAGCAGTTCTTTCCATGGAGCCCACTACCACAGGGGCCCTGCCCACAGATCCAGCCACTGTGAAGACCCTGCCCACAAGACCTGCTACCACAAGGGGCCTAACCACAGCCCTCGCTGTGCCCTCTGACCCTCCCAAGAGCACCATTGTGGCAGTTGGCAATTCATCTGATAACTTGATCTACAAATGGAAAAATGGTCAGAGTCTTTTCCCCCGGAGCTCTGTGACCCCAAGCTCCACAGAGGGCCTGCTTGACCCCAGCTCGGTGAAGCAGTGTCTGCTGGCCATCCTCATCCTGGCCCTGGTGGCCACCATCTTCCTCATATGCACCGTGGTGCTGGCCATCCGCCTGTCCCGCAAGAACCATCTGTACCCCGTGCGCAATTACTCCCCCACCGAGATGGTCTGCATCTCATCCCTGCTGCCCGAGGGGGGTGAGGGGCCAGCTGCCATGGCCAACGGGGGCCTGCCCAAGGCCAAGAGCCAGGGCCTGAAGGCGGGGTCTGGGGAGGACCGCGAGGGGGATGACCTCACCCTGCACAGCTTCCTCCCTTAG
- the TMEM119 gene encoding transmembrane protein 119 isoform X3 gives MASNERAPGSMVSAAAPSLTASLLLLLRVLPTASYSVSLRATFLEDTAGSGEAEGASASSPSLPPPRTPALSLTSVGPQLTPLAGPKPPTNFLDGIVDFFRQYVMLIAVVGSLVFLLLFTICAALITRQKHKASAYYPSSFPKKKYVDQSDRAGGPRAFSEVPDRAPDGRPDEARDSSQQLQADILAATQNLKSPARAAPGMGDGARMMEGKSEEEEKGSREADQEAPGHGVPAEKPEAPPEEPCSVQADGAVAAAEGQGEPEAAPSLALGAGGPAGSLENPCACGSVPPSI, from the exons atggcaagCAATGAAAGG GCTCCAGGCAGCATGGTTTCCGCGGCGGCCCCCAGCCTCACGGCGTCTCTGCTGCTCCTCCTGCGGGTCCTGCCCACGGCGTCCTATTCCGTGTCCCTGCGGGCCACCTTCCTGGAGGACACGGCGGGCAGCGGGGAGGCCGAGGGCGCGTCGGCCTCCTCCCCGAGCCTCCCGCCGCCCCGGACCCCAGCCCTCAGCCTCACCTCGGTGGGGCCCCAGCTCACGCCCCTGGCGGGCCCCAAGCCCCCCACCAACTTCCTGGACGGCATCGTGGATTTCTTCCGCCAGTACGTGATGCTCATCGCCGTGGTGGGCTCCCTGGTGTTCCTACTGCTGTTCACCATCTGTGCCGCTCTTATCACCCGCCAGAAACACAAAGCCTCTGCCTACTACCCCTCATCTTTCCCTAAGAAGAAGTACGTGGACCAGAGTGACCGGGCCGGGGGCCCCCGGGCCTTCAGCGAGGTCCCCGACCGTGCCCCTGACGGCCGGCCCGACGAGGCCCGCGATTCCTCCCAGCAGCTCCAGGCTGACATCCTCGCCGCCACCCAGAACCTCAAGTCTCCCGCCAGGGCCGCCCCGGGCATGGGAGACGGAGCCAGGATGATGGAGGGCAAGtcggaggaagaagagaagggcaGCCGGGAGGCGGACCAGGAAGCCCCGGGACACGGGGTCCCGGCAGAGAAACCAGAGGCGCCGCCAGAGGAGCCCTGCTCGGTGCAGGCGGATGGGGCTGTGGCAGCTGCTGAAGGTCAAGGGGAGCCAGAAGCAGCTCCCTCATTAGCCCTCGGAGCTGGGGGCCCAGCTGGTTCCCTCGAAAACCCCTGTGCTTGCGGCAGTGTCCCCCCCAGCATCTAA
- the SELPLG gene encoding P-selectin glycoprotein ligand 1 isoform X1, with amino-acid sequence MFLKLLLLLALLGPGSSLQLWETWEDGTKEAPGPLLVRGRREVDEDDSDIYDYDIQTDPPEMLNYSTEAPKLLPVMGTLEQRESAGPLTPEPTTLEVATRDPAVLDAGGAATGNVSMEPVILVTLTKEPVTVIPPIMEVPSTESAAAEALSTGPAGRAALATEPATTEALSTETLPTEPASTMALATERTATESLSTGALSTEPTATETLSTEPTATETLSPEALSTEPTAAETLSTEPTATETLSAEALSTGSTATEALFMGPTVIEALSTELATTAVLSMEPTTTGALPTDPATVKTLPTRPATTRGLTTALAVPSDPPKSTIVAVGNSSDNLIYKWKNGQSLFPRSSVTPSSTEGLLDPSSVKQCLLAILILALVATIFLICTVVLAIRLSRKNHLYPVRNYSPTEMVCISSLLPEGGEGPAAMANGGLPKAKSQGLKAGSGEDREGDDLTLHSFLP; translated from the coding sequence ATGTTTCTGAAACTCCTATTGCTCCTGGCCCTGCTGGGCCCTGGAAGCAGCCTCCAGCTGTGGGAGACCTGGGAGGATGGAACCAAGGaggccccaggccccctgcttgTCCGTGGCCGGAGAGAAGTGGATGAGGACGACTCCGACATATATGACTATGACATACAGACGGACCCTCCAGAAATGCTTAACTATAGCACCGAGGCCCCCAAGCTTCTGCCTGTGATGGGAACATTGGAGCAGAGAGAGTCTGCAGGGCCTTTAACACCTGAGCCAACCACTCTGGAGGTGGCCACAAGGGACCCTGCTGTCCTGGATGCAGGAGGGGCAGCCACTGGGAATGTGAGCATGGAACCGGTCATACTGGTCACTCTGACCAAAGAACCAGTCACTGTAATCCCTCCCATCATGGAGGTTCCATCCACAGAATCAGCTGCAGCGGAGGCCCTGTCCACAGGGCCAGCAGGCAGAGCAGCACTGGCCACAGAACCTGCAACCACAGAGGCTCTGTCCACAGAGACCCTGCCCACGGAGCCAGCAAGCACAATGGCACTGGCCACAGAACGCACAGCCACAGAGTCCCTGTCCACAGGGGCCCTGTCCACAGAACCCACTGCCACCGAGACCCTGTCCACAGAACCCACTGCCACGGAGAccctgtccccagaggccctgTCCACAGAACCCACTGCCGCGGAGACCCTGTCCACAGAACCCACTGCCACGGAGACCCTGTCCGCAGAGGCCCTGTCCACAGGATCCACTGCCACAGAGGCCCTGTTCATGGGACCCACAGTCATAGAGGCTCTGTCCACGGAACTGGCCACCACAGCAGTTCTTTCCATGGAGCCCACTACCACAGGGGCCCTGCCCACAGATCCAGCCACTGTGAAGACCCTGCCCACAAGACCTGCTACCACAAGGGGCCTAACCACAGCCCTCGCTGTGCCCTCTGACCCTCCCAAGAGCACCATTGTGGCAGTTGGCAATTCATCTGATAACTTGATCTACAAATGGAAAAATGGTCAGAGTCTTTTCCCCCGGAGCTCTGTGACCCCAAGCTCCACAGAGGGCCTGCTTGACCCCAGCTCGGTGAAGCAGTGTCTGCTGGCCATCCTCATCCTGGCCCTGGTGGCCACCATCTTCCTCATATGCACCGTGGTGCTGGCCATCCGCCTGTCCCGCAAGAACCATCTGTACCCCGTGCGCAATTACTCCCCCACCGAGATGGTCTGCATCTCATCCCTGCTGCCCGAGGGGGGTGAGGGGCCAGCTGCCATGGCCAACGGGGGCCTGCCCAAGGCCAAGAGCCAGGGCCTGAAGGCGGGGTCTGGGGAGGACCGCGAGGGGGATGACCTCACCCTGCACAGCTTCCTCCCTTAG